Proteins encoded by one window of Musa acuminata AAA Group cultivar baxijiao chromosome BXJ2-9, Cavendish_Baxijiao_AAA, whole genome shotgun sequence:
- the LOC135623122 gene encoding glucan endo-1,3-beta-glucosidase 11-like has protein sequence MLCLSRSMGIFACCSLLLLLSTAAEAGIVGVNYGRVANNLPSATEVVELLKSNGISHVKLYDADPSFLRALAGTGVKVVVTVPNEILASTAARPGFALAWLQRNVVAYYPSTQIQAIAVGNEVFVYPRNLTTFLVPAMQNLHAALSSLRLDGVIKISSPIALTALQNSYPSSAGSFRPELVVSVLQPMLEFLRQTGSYLMVNAYPFFAYEANADVISLDYALFRPNPGVVDSGNGLRYYSLLDAQIDAVFAAMSAIKYEDIKIAISETGWPSKGDADETGAGQANAAAYNGNLIRRVLSGNAGTPLRPQADIDVYLFALFNENQKPGPTSERNYGLFYPDEGKVYDVEFTLGGSNGGGLRWEDVRGKGPSTTLPPSSSSGTVRTSSTGESWCVANAMVGKARLQAAMDYACGEGGADCRPIQRGAACYEPDTVEAHASYAFNSYYQSKGRAMGTCDFEGAAYVVSQPPRIGNCALPSGA, from the exons ATGCTCTGCTTGTCACGGAGCATGGGGATTTTCGCATGTTGTTCtctgcttctcctcctctccaCCGCCGCAG AAGCAGGAATTGTTGGTGTGAACTATGGCCGGGTGGCGAACAACCTTCCGTCGGCTACGGAGGTGGTGGAGCTCTTGAAGTCGAACGGCATCAGTCATGTCAAGCTCTACGACGCTGACCCTTCCTTCCTCCGCGCACTGGCGGGCACCGGCGTCAAGGTGGTGGTCACCGTCCCCAACGAGATCCTGGCGTCCACCGCGGCCCGCCCCGGCTTCGCCCTTGCCTGGCTCCAGCGCAACGTGGTCGCCTACTACCCTTCCACTCAGATCCAGGCCATCGCCGTCGGTAACGAGGTGTTCGTCTACCCTCGCAACCTCACCACCTTTCTCGTCCCAGCCATGCAGAACCTCCACGCCGCCCTGTCCAGCCTCCGCCTCGACGGTGTAATCAAGATATCCTCCCCCATCGCACTTACTGCTCTCCAGAACTCCTACCCGTCATCCGCCGGCTCGTTCCGGCCCGAACTGGTTGTGTCGGTGTTGCAGCCGATGCTGGAGTTCCTACGCCAAACGGGCTCTTACCTCATGGTCAATGCCTACCCGTTCTTCGCTTACGAGGCTAATGCCGATGTGATCTCCCTCGACTATGCCCTCTTCCGGCCCAACCCGGGCGTGGTCGACTCCGGGAACGGCCTCCGCTACTACAGCCTCTTGGATGCCCAGATCGACGCCGTCTTCGCCGCCATGTCCGCCATCAAGTACGAGGACATCAAAATAGCCATCTCCGAGACGGGATGGCCGTCCAAGGGCGACGCCGACGAGACGGGCGCGGGGCAAGCGAACGCGGCCGCATACAACGGGAACTTGATCAGGCGGGTCCTTTCGGGCAATGCCGGGACGCCGCTGAGGCCCCAAGCCGACATAGATGTCTACCTCTTCGCCCTGTTCAACGAGAACCAGAAGCCGGGCCCGACGTCGGAGAGGAACTACGGGTTGTTCTACCCAGACGAGGGGAAGGTCTACGACGTCGAGTTCACTCTCGGCGGGAGCAACGGAGGCGGCCTAAGGTGGGAGGACGTCAGGGGCAAAGGACCTTCCACCACGCTGCCACCGTCCTCTTCGAGCGGCACGGTGCGGACAAGCTCAACGGGGGAGAGCTGGTGCGTGGCGAACGCGATGGTGGGGAAGGCGCGGCTGCAGGCAGCGATGGACTACGCGTGCGGCGAGGGGGGAGCGGACTGCCGACCGATCCAGCGAGGGGCGGCGTGCTACGAGCCCGACACGGTGGAGGCGCACGCGTCGTACGCCTTCAACAGCTACTACCAGAGTAAAGGCCGGGCCATGGGGACATGCGACTTCGAGGGGGCCGCCTACGTGGTCTCGCAGCCACCCA GGATTGGTAACTGTGCCCTTCCGTCGGGAGCCTGA
- the LOC103998059 gene encoding probable lipid-A-disaccharide synthase, mitochondrial: MLLRPIGGQPDGGLGGRLFVSWRIASKSGLSSSTTASSSSKRIIDMAAREGELRVFMVAGEVSGDSIASRLMASLKKLSPFPVRFAGVGGSLMSKEGMQTIFPMEEIAVMGLWELLPHLNTFRKKLKETTEAVFLFRPHAVVTVDSKGFSFRLLKQLKAKSAQEESYPVHVHYVAPSFWAWKGGETRLKVLRQFVDHMLCIIPFEEQTCRLNGLSATYVGHPLLEDAIMLNLNSGPLSSKLRVQRSGDAFRHRHGLAPGATVFTLLPGSRLQEVTRILPIFLKTIELLKNSFSELSIFILVAPNSHVEDFVSRTIQSSPLSAILVPGASLDQKYDAFSASTAALCASGSAVIELQLARLPCVVAYRAHLLTEWVIRYRTKLNFISLPNILLNSDIIPEVLFQECTPGNLATVFSKVVLDNNIQEKQTSAAEKVLQLLCPPSEDTHRLLLEKLGYTGAVCYPSMIAASSILFAEKQRS; the protein is encoded by the exons ATGCTACTGCGACCCATTGGGGGCCAGCCCGATGGTGGTCTGGGTGGCAGGCTCTTCGTCTCATGGAGAATCGCCTCCAAGTCGGGACTCTCGTCGTCCACCAccgccagcagcagcagcaaacgaATCATCGACATGGCTGCCCGAGAAGGCGAACTGAGAGTCTTCATGGTGGCCGGAGAGGTATCCGGAGATTCCATTGCTTCTCGACTCATGGCATCGCTCAAGAAGCTCTCTCCGTTCCCCGTCCGTTTTGCGGGAGTCGGCGG GTCCTTGATGTCCAAGGAAGGTATGCAGACGATCTTTCCAATGGAAGAAATTGCAGTCATGGGTTTGTGGGAATTGCTTCCCCACCTAAATACATTTAGG AAAAAGTTGAAGGAAACCACAGAAGCTGTTTTTCTCTTTCGTCCACATGCTGTAGTGACTGTTGATTCAAAGGGATTCTCTTTCCGTTTACTAAAGCAGCTGAAAG CAAAAAGTGCACAAGAAGAAAGCTATCCTGTACATGTTCACTATGTTGCACCTTCATTTTGGGCATGGAAAGGAGGTGAAACCAGGCTTAAAGTACTGCGCCAATTTGTGGACCATATGTTGTGTATTATTCCCTTTGAAGAACAAACTTGCAGGTTAAATGGACTATCTGCAACATATGTTGGTCATCCCTTATTGGAAGATGCCATCATGCTGAATTTG AATTCAGGTCCTTTGTCAAGTAAATTGAGGGTGCAACGATCTGGTGATGCTTTTCGTCATAGACATGGACTGGCTCCTG GAGCTACAGTTTTTACTTTACTCCCTGGAAGCAGACTGCAAGAGGTCACACGTATCCTTCCAATTTTCCTAAAAACAATAGAACTACTGAAGAACTCATTCTCCGAGTTATCGATTTTTATTCTTGTTGCGCCAAATAGCCATGTGGAAGACTTTGTTAGTAGGACGATTCAGTCATCACCCCTATCAGCAATACTTGTACCGGGTGCATCACTGGACCAAAAATATGATGCATTCAGT GCAAGTACAGCTGCATTATGTGCTTCTGGTTCTGCGGTCATTGAGTTACAGCTAGCAAGGTTACCATGTGTTGTAGCATATCGAGCTCATCTTTTGACAGAGTGGGTAATCCGGTACAGGACAAAGTTGAACTTTATATCACTCCCGAACATTCTTTTGAATTCAGACATTATACCGGAGGTCCTTTTCCAGGAATGCACACCTGGGAATCTAGCCACGGTTTTTAG TAAAGTAGTTCTTGATAACAATATTCAAGAAAAGCAGACTTCAGCAGCTGAAAAAGTCCTACAGCTTCTCTGTCCTCCCAGCGAAGATACGCACCGTCTGTTGCTAGAAAAATTGGGTTACACTGGAGCTGTTTGCTACCCTAGCATGATTGCAGCATCAAGCATTCTCTTTGCAGAAAAGCAACGATCGTGA